The proteins below come from a single Drosophila teissieri strain GT53w chromosome 3L, Prin_Dtei_1.1, whole genome shotgun sequence genomic window:
- the LOC122617244 gene encoding ORM1-like protein, whose product MTSIAGGHGEANPNSSWLSARGFWLAYLLGLLSVHLLFLSVPFVSIPWAWTATNLLHNAAHMYFLHVIKGAPWLSTENDPSRRWTHWEQIDDGVQMTTTRKFLTAVPIVLFLLTCLYTRNNTEHFIANFISLVVVTLPKLPQFHGVRLFNINKY is encoded by the exons ATGACATCCATTGCGGGAGGCCACGGTGAGGCGAATCCGAACAGCTCCTGGCTGAGTGCACGCGGATTTTGGCTAGCATACCTTCTGGGCCTGCTGTCGGTGCACCTGCTCTTCTTATCAGTGCCCTTCGTCAGCATTCCGTGGGCCTGGACGGCCACCAATCTTCTTCACAATGCA GCCCACATGTACTTCTTGCACGTCATTAAGGGCGCTCCCTGGCTGAGCACCGAGAACGATCCCAGCCGGCGTTGGACGCACTGGGAACAGATTGATGACGGGGTGCAGATGACCACAACCCGCAAGTTCCTCACCGCTGTTCCCATTGTTCT TTTCCTACTTACCTGCCTGTACACCCGAAACAACACGGAACACTTTATTGCAAACTTTATATCCCTGGTTGTCGTCACGCTTCCCAAGTTGCCGCAGTTTCATGGCGTGCGGCTGTTCAACATAAATAAGTACTAG
- the LOC122616405 gene encoding galactose mutarotase, which produces MSITLEEEIFGLAVNPFTKSPEMVRRYTLKNSKGMTVSMIQLGAIIQSVCLPDAYKKVDDVCLGFDDIASYLANKGAYIGGTLGRVANRVANGEYTFNDTKISVTKNIQDKFQLHGGFVGFDSVIWEVVQKSAEGVIFRHVSPHGHEGYPGKLTCLITYQLDNENRLWVRYEATTDRSTMVNLSSHAYFNLAGHGSGAKGLAEHTVEIASDHIVDTDELQIPTGKLIDVKDTVFDLRLPVLMRDRLMQFENRQIKGYDNCFVVNGGRVQKSVAKVAKIVHPPSCRVLEVWTDQPGMQFYTANNLTSIVGKNCTKYDKHGSFCVETEKFPDAMNHPEFPSISLEPNEKYRHEVLYWFKVEESWKCCCNNDP; this is translated from the exons ATGTCGATTACCTTAGAGGAGGAGATCTTCGGCTTGGCCGTGAATCCGTTCACCAAGTCCCCGGAAATGGTGCGCCGTTACACGCTCAAGAACTCCAAGGGCATGACGGTGTCGATGATCCAACTGGGTGCCATCATCCAGAGCGTCTGCTTGCCGGATGCATACAAAAAGGTGGATGATGTGTGTCTCGGCTTCGACGACATTGCCAGCTACTTGGCCAATAAGGGAGCCTACATCGGAGGGACCCTCGGACGAGTGGCCAACCGGGTGGCCAATGGCGAGTATACGTTTAACGACACGAAAATATCggtgacaaaaaacatccAG GATAAATTCCAGCTTCACGGTGGCTTTGTTGGATTCGATAGCGTCATATGGGAGGTGGTGCAGAAGTCCGCCGAGGGGGTGATATTCCGTCACGTTTCGCCCCACGGTCACGAGGGCTATCCGGGCAAGCTGACGTGCCTCATCACCTACCAGCTGGACAACGAGAATCGGTTGTGGGTCAGGTACGAGGCCACCACAGATCGCTCCACCATGGTTAACCTCTCGAGCCACGCCTACTTTAACCTGGCGGGACACGGATCCGGAGCGAAGGGTCTGGCGGAGCACACGGTGGAGATTGCGTCTGATCACATCGTGGACACGGACGAGCTGCAGATCCCCACGGGGAAGTTAATCGACGTCAAGGACACCGTCTTTGATCTCAGGCTGCCTGTTCTGATGCGCGACCGGCTTATGCAGTTTGAGAATCGTCAGATCAAGGGCTACGATAACTGCTTCGTGGTCAACGGAGGCCGAGTGCAAAAAAGTGTAGCCAAGGTGGCCAAGATTGTACATCCGCCATCTTGCCGGGTACTGGAGGTTTGGACCGACCAGCCCGGCATGCAGTTCTACACCGCGAATAATCTGACCTCGATAGTGGGCAAAAATTGCACCAAGTATGACAAACACGGCTCCTTTTGCGTGGAGACGGAGAAGTTCCCCGATGCTATGAACCACCCGGAGTTCCCTTCGATCAGCCTCGAGCCGAATGAGAAGTACCGTCACGAGGTCCTTTACTGGTTTAAGGTCGAGGAGTCCTGGAAGTGCTGTTGCAACAACGATCCATAA
- the LOC122617289 gene encoding galactose mutarotase codes for MVRVIEDMFGIAVNPMTQKTDRVRRFTLSTERGMSVSILTMGAIIQSLKVPDFNGKLEDVCLGYDDVAGYYRNQHCFFGATIGRVANRTAHGRFKLCGKEVSVSRNFQDRHHLHGGFVGFDSVIWDVVGVHKDGVTLQHISPDGHEGYPGELTTNINFSLNETGCFGMRIEARTKATTAVNISNHSYFNLGGHGAGRDPLYQHMLMIKAQKIVDVDQELLPTGKLMRVRTTPYDFSSLVSLGKRLNQVSACPLGGFDNHFCVDIPPNRVQLVARVVHPCSGRFMEVHTNQPGLQFSTANHLPDEDSADIPNVGKDGVRYVRQGAFTLQTQKYPDAMNHCDFPTIVLNPGQLYDHQVVYRFGACPKRV; via the coding sequence ATGGTGCGAGTGATCGAGGACATGTTCGGCATTGCCGTCAACCCGATGACGCAGAAGACCGACCGGGTTCGGCGCTTCACGCTGAGCACAGAGCGTGGCATGTCGGTGTCGATCCTAACGATGGGTGCTATCATCCAGTCCTTGAAGGTTCCCGACTTCAACGGCAAGCTGGAGGACGTGTGCCTGGGCTACGACGACGTGGCAGGGTACTACCGTAACCAGCACTGCTTCTTTGGAGCCACCATTGGCCGGGTTGCCAATCGTACAGCACATGGTCGCTTCAAGCTCTGCGGCAAGGAGGTCAGTGTGAGCCGCAATTTCCAGGATAGGCATCACCTGCACGGCGGATTCGTGGGCTTCGACAGCGTCATTTGGGACGTGGTGGGGGTGCACAAGGATGGCGTCACCTTGCAGCACATCTCGCCGGACGGGCACGAGGGCTATCCGGGCGAGCTGACCACCAACATTAACTTCTCGCTCAACGAGACGGGCTGCTTTGGGATGCGAATAGAGGCGCGGACGAAGGCTACAACGGCGGTGAACATCTCGAACCACAGCTACTTCAACTTGGGCGGACACGGCGCGGGCCGGGATCCGCTTTATCAGCACATGCTGATGATTAAGGCCCAGAAGATAGTGGACGTGGACCAGGAGCTCCTGCCCACCGGGAAGTTAATGCGCGTGCGCACCACGCCGTACGACTTCTCCAGCCTGGTCAGTCTGGGCAAGCGGCTCAATCAGGTGTCCGCTTGCCCCCTGGGCGGCTTCGACAACCATTTCTGCGTGGACATTCCTCCCAACCGGGTGCAATTGGTGGCCCGTGTGGTTCATCCATGCAGCGGCCGTTTCATGGAGGTGCACACCAACCAGCCGGGCCTTCAGTTCAGCACGGCCAACCATCTGCCGGACGAGGACAGCGCGGACATACCCAACGTGGGCAAGGATGGGGTCCGCTATGTCCGTCAGGGAGCCTTCACCCTGCAGACGCAGAAGTACCCTGACGCAATGAACCACTGCGACTTCCCCACAATCGTGCTCAATCCTGGCCAGCTGTACGATCACCAGGTGGTTTACCGATTTGGCGCCTGTCCCAAGCGAGTGTAG
- the LOC122617164 gene encoding copper transport protein ATOX1: protein MPVHEFKVEMTCGGCASAVERVLGKLGDKVEKVNISLEDRTVSVTSNLSSDELMEQLRKTGKSTTYVGVKK, encoded by the exons atgccA GTGCACGAATTCAAGGTGGAGATGACTTGCGGCGGATGTGCTAGTGCCGTGGAACGAGTCTTGGGCAAACTGGGCG ATAAGGTCGAGAAAGTCAACATTAGCCTGGAGGATCGGACCGTGAGCGTGACGTCGAACCTGTCGTCCGACGAGCtgatggagcagctgcgcAAGACCGGAAAGAGCACCACCTACGTCGGAGTGAAGAAATGA